In one window of Orcinus orca chromosome 17, mOrcOrc1.1, whole genome shotgun sequence DNA:
- the LRRC14 gene encoding leucine-rich repeat-containing protein 14 isoform X2: protein MREDVYAGGEDLDGWPPARPSTMHTLVFLSTRQVLQCQSAACQALPLLPRELFPLLFKVAFMDKKTVVLRELVHTWPFPLLSFQQLLQECAHCSRALLQERPSTESMQAVILGLTARLHTPETEAGTQPLCRKHALRVLDMTGLLDDGVEQDPGTMSMWDCTAAVARTCIAQQQGRTAEPGLAPVPVEVRVDLRVNRASYAFLREALRSSAGSPLRLCCRDLRAEDLPMRNTVALLQLLDAGCLRRVDLRFNNLGLRGLSVIIPHVARFQHLASLRLHYVHGDSRQPSVDGEDNFRYFLAQMGRFTCLRELSMGSSLLSGRLDQLLSTLQSPLESLELAFCALLPEDLRFLARSPHAVHLKKLDLSGNDLSGSQLEPFQGLLQAAAATLLHLELTECQLADTQLLATLPVLTRCASLRYLGLYGNPLSMAGLKELLRDSVAQAELRTVVHPFPVDCYEGLPWPPPASVLLEASINEEKFARVEAELHQLLLASGRAHVLWTTDIYGRLAADYFSL from the exons GTGGCCTCCTGCCCGGCCCAGCACCATGCACACCCTTGTGTTCCTGAGCACACGGCAGGTGCTCCAGTGCCAGTCAGCTGCCTGCCAGGCCTTGCCCCTGCTACCACGAGAGCTCTTCCCCTTGCTCTTCAAAGTGGCCTTCATGGACAAGAAGACCGTTGTGCTGCGCGAGCTGGTGCACACGTGGCCCTTTCCACTGCTTAGCTTCCAGCAGCTGCTGCAGGAGTGTGCCCACTGCAGCCGGGCCCTGCTGCAGGAGCGGCCTAGCACAGAGAGCATGCAAGCCGTGATCCTGGGGCTGACTGCCCGGCTCCACACCCCGGAGACTGAGGCTGGCACACAGCCCCTCTGCAG GAAGCACGCGCTGCGGGTGCTGGACATGACGGGCCTCCTGGATGACGGCGTGGAGCAGGACCCGGGCACCATGAGCATGTGGGACTGCACGGCAGCTGTGGCCCGCACGTGCATCGCACAGCAGCAGGGCAGGACTGCAGAGCCCGGCCTGGCCCCCGTTCCTGTGGAGGTGCGTGTGGACCTGCGGGTGAACCGGGCCTCTTACGCGTTCTTGCGGGAGGCACTCCGTAGCAGCGCGGGCAGTCCACTGCGGCTCTGCTGCCGGGACCTGCGGGCTGAGGACCTGCCCATGCGCAATACCGTGGCCCTGCTGCAGCTTCTGGATGCGGGCTGCCTGCGCCGCGTGGACCTGCGCTTCAACAACTTGGGCCTGCGAGGCCTGTCCGTCATCATCCCACACGTGGCCCGCTTCCAGCACCTGGCCAGCCTGCGGTTACACTATGTGCACGGGGACTCTCGGCAGCCCTCTGTGGACGGCGAGGACAACTTCCGTTACTTCCTGGCCCAGATGGGCCGCTTCACCTGTTTGCGGGAGCTCAGCATGGGCTCCTCTCTTCTCTCGGGGCGGCTGGACCAGCTGCTCAG CACCCTGCAGAGCCCCCTGGAGAGCCTGGAGCTGGCCTTCTGCGCCTTGCTGCCTGAGGACCTGCGTTTCCTGGCACGGAGCCCCCATGCTGTCCACCTCAAGAAGCTGGACCTGAGTGGCAATGACCTGTCCGGCAGCCAGCTGGAGCCCTTCCAGGGTCTGCTGCAGGCAGCAGCAGCCACGCTGCTGCACCTCGAGCTGACCGAGTGCCAGCTTGCCGATACCCAACTGCTGGCCACACTTCCTGTGCTGACTCGTTGTGCCAGCCTCCGCTACCTCGGCCTCTACGGCAACCCGCTGTCTATGGCGGGCCTCAAGGAGCTCCTGAGGGACTCGGTGGCACAGGCCGAGCTGCGCACAGTGGTGCACCCTTTCCCCGTGGACTGCTATGAGGGCCTGCCCTGGCCACCGCCTGCCTCTGTCCTGCTGGAAGCCTCCATCAATGAGGAGAAGTTTGCCCGCGTGGAGGCTGAGTTGCACCAGTTGCTACTGGCCTCAGGCCGTGCCCACGTGCTCTGGACCACAGACATCTATGGGCGCCTGGCTGCAGACTACTTTAGCCTGTGA
- the LRRC14 gene encoding leucine-rich repeat-containing protein 14 isoform X1 has translation MHTLVFLSTRQVLQCQSAACQALPLLPRELFPLLFKVAFMDKKTVVLRELVHTWPFPLLSFQQLLQECAHCSRALLQERPSTESMQAVILGLTARLHTPETEAGTQPLCRKHALRVLDMTGLLDDGVEQDPGTMSMWDCTAAVARTCIAQQQGRTAEPGLAPVPVEVRVDLRVNRASYAFLREALRSSAGSPLRLCCRDLRAEDLPMRNTVALLQLLDAGCLRRVDLRFNNLGLRGLSVIIPHVARFQHLASLRLHYVHGDSRQPSVDGEDNFRYFLAQMGRFTCLRELSMGSSLLSGRLDQLLSTLQSPLESLELAFCALLPEDLRFLARSPHAVHLKKLDLSGNDLSGSQLEPFQGLLQAAAATLLHLELTECQLADTQLLATLPVLTRCASLRYLGLYGNPLSMAGLKELLRDSVAQAELRTVVHPFPVDCYEGLPWPPPASVLLEASINEEKFARVEAELHQLLLASGRAHVLWTTDIYGRLAADYFSL, from the exons ATGCACACCCTTGTGTTCCTGAGCACACGGCAGGTGCTCCAGTGCCAGTCAGCTGCCTGCCAGGCCTTGCCCCTGCTACCACGAGAGCTCTTCCCCTTGCTCTTCAAAGTGGCCTTCATGGACAAGAAGACCGTTGTGCTGCGCGAGCTGGTGCACACGTGGCCCTTTCCACTGCTTAGCTTCCAGCAGCTGCTGCAGGAGTGTGCCCACTGCAGCCGGGCCCTGCTGCAGGAGCGGCCTAGCACAGAGAGCATGCAAGCCGTGATCCTGGGGCTGACTGCCCGGCTCCACACCCCGGAGACTGAGGCTGGCACACAGCCCCTCTGCAG GAAGCACGCGCTGCGGGTGCTGGACATGACGGGCCTCCTGGATGACGGCGTGGAGCAGGACCCGGGCACCATGAGCATGTGGGACTGCACGGCAGCTGTGGCCCGCACGTGCATCGCACAGCAGCAGGGCAGGACTGCAGAGCCCGGCCTGGCCCCCGTTCCTGTGGAGGTGCGTGTGGACCTGCGGGTGAACCGGGCCTCTTACGCGTTCTTGCGGGAGGCACTCCGTAGCAGCGCGGGCAGTCCACTGCGGCTCTGCTGCCGGGACCTGCGGGCTGAGGACCTGCCCATGCGCAATACCGTGGCCCTGCTGCAGCTTCTGGATGCGGGCTGCCTGCGCCGCGTGGACCTGCGCTTCAACAACTTGGGCCTGCGAGGCCTGTCCGTCATCATCCCACACGTGGCCCGCTTCCAGCACCTGGCCAGCCTGCGGTTACACTATGTGCACGGGGACTCTCGGCAGCCCTCTGTGGACGGCGAGGACAACTTCCGTTACTTCCTGGCCCAGATGGGCCGCTTCACCTGTTTGCGGGAGCTCAGCATGGGCTCCTCTCTTCTCTCGGGGCGGCTGGACCAGCTGCTCAG CACCCTGCAGAGCCCCCTGGAGAGCCTGGAGCTGGCCTTCTGCGCCTTGCTGCCTGAGGACCTGCGTTTCCTGGCACGGAGCCCCCATGCTGTCCACCTCAAGAAGCTGGACCTGAGTGGCAATGACCTGTCCGGCAGCCAGCTGGAGCCCTTCCAGGGTCTGCTGCAGGCAGCAGCAGCCACGCTGCTGCACCTCGAGCTGACCGAGTGCCAGCTTGCCGATACCCAACTGCTGGCCACACTTCCTGTGCTGACTCGTTGTGCCAGCCTCCGCTACCTCGGCCTCTACGGCAACCCGCTGTCTATGGCGGGCCTCAAGGAGCTCCTGAGGGACTCGGTGGCACAGGCCGAGCTGCGCACAGTGGTGCACCCTTTCCCCGTGGACTGCTATGAGGGCCTGCCCTGGCCACCGCCTGCCTCTGTCCTGCTGGAAGCCTCCATCAATGAGGAGAAGTTTGCCCGCGTGGAGGCTGAGTTGCACCAGTTGCTACTGGCCTCAGGCCGTGCCCACGTGCTCTGGACCACAGACATCTATGGGCGCCTGGCTGCAGACTACTTTAGCCTGTGA